The proteins below come from a single Malus sylvestris chromosome 3, drMalSylv7.2, whole genome shotgun sequence genomic window:
- the LOC126615700 gene encoding transcription factor MYB80 isoform X2: MGRIPCCEKDNVKRGQWTPEEDNKLSSYIAQHGTRNWRLIPKNAGLQRCGKSCRLRWTNYLRPDLKHGQFSDAEEQTIVKYHSVVGNRWSLIAAQLPGRTDNDVKNHWNTKLKKKLSGMGIDPVTHKPFSHLMAEIATTLAPPQVAHLAEAALGCFKDEMLHLLMKKRIDFHQHTNPTPGNSTATYINSQQEEKLDTVKKIKIGLSRAMQEQPDMLTSNKPWMDTIGATSANFTVNCSDFPLPMSGFQYGHSTFGNEGDGSPWSQSLCTGSTCTGAADQQGQLADKLEVEENGEESEDRKELRNGSSNIFNSDSLLWDLPSEDLMNQMV, translated from the exons ATGGGTCGGATTCCATGCTGTGAGAAGGACAACGTGAAAAGGGGGCAGTGGACTCCTGAAGAAGATAACAAGCTCTCTTCCTACATTGCCCAACATGGCACTCGTAATTGGCGCCTCATCCCCAAGAACGCTG GTTTACAAAGATGTGGGAAGAGCTGCAGGCTACGTTGGACGAACTACCTTCGCCCGGACCTTAAGCACGGCCAATTCTCCGACGCGGAAGAGCAAACAATTGTCAAGTACCACTCCGTTGTTGGCAACCG ATGGTCGTTGATTGCAGCGCAACTGCCTGGCCGCACCGACAACGACGTGAAAAATCACTGGAACACCAAGCTGAAGAAGAAGCTATCGGGCATGGGGATCGACCCCGTCACACACAAACCCTTTTCGCACCTCATGGCCGAGATTGCAACCACACTAGCACCGCCGCAGGTGGCTCACCTCGCAGAAGCAGCCCTCGGCTGCTTTAAGGACGAAATGCTCCACCTCCTCATGAAGAAGCGCATCGACTTCCACCAACATACCAATCCAACGCCGGGAAACAGCACTGCCACGTACATTAACAGCCAacaggaagaaaagctcgacaccGTCAAAAAGATCAAGATTGGTTTATCTAGGGCAATGCAAGAACAACCGGACATGTTAACCTCAAACAAACCTTGGATGGACACTATTGGAGCAACATCTGCGAACTTCACAGTGAACTGCAGTGATTTCCCCTTGCCCATGTCTGGATTTCAGTACGGCCATTCCACGTTTGGGAACGAAGGCGATGGATCGCCGTGGAGCCAGAGTCTGTGTACCGGAAGTACGTGCACGGGGGCGGCGGACCAGCAGGGCCAGTTGGCTGACAAACTGGAGGTGGAAGAAAACGGAGAGGAGTCCGAGGATAGAAAGGAGCTGAGAAACGGATCATCCAACATATTCAACTCGGATAGTCTCTTGTGGGATTTACCATCTGAAGATCTAATGAATCAGATGGTTTAA
- the LOC126615696 gene encoding proteasome activator subunit 4-like, producing MHLYNAWLPPPVAEESKKEKESFSWVVSSVKNSYKPDDPESVYATLKWVSVIDLFVKAKSEVSLEDVTALVEFGLELFYVSQNKLYAQVRWGNILVKLLNKHRKKLSLKLKWRPLYDTLIHTHFTRNTGPEGWRLRQRHFEATTSLVRSCRKFFPPGSAFEIWSEFRSLLENPWHNSSFEGSGFVRLFLPTNLDNQDFFSHDWIKEFFRLWDSIPNCQFWNSQWAAVIARVVKNYKLIDWECYLPTLFTRYLNMFEVPVANGGGSYPFSVDVPRNTRFLFSNKTVTPAKAIAKSIVNLLRPGSSAQQHFEKLVNLLEQYYHPSNGGRWTYALERFLLYLVITFQKRLQREQLNIDKDRQDEQYLGRSERTFFVKVVLKLIDRGQYSKNEHLSETVAAATSILSYVEPTLVLPFVASRFQMALETMTATHQLQIAVTSVAFVGRSLFLTSLSKSVDPGNGDEFIELLMVSLSNALLGMDANDPPKTLATMQLIGSIFSNMSSLDDNIDELSVMPMIRFSEWLDEFLCRLFSLLLHLEPSSVTNEGLHSSAVSGTFLVEDGPYYYCMLEILLGRLSQPLYNQALKKISKFVKTNILPGAISEVGLLCCACVHSNPEEAVTQLVKPVLLSVISSLEGTPATGFGGRGICDTSVSTKVKPTISPALETAIDYQLKVVSIAISYGGPALLRYKDHFKEAILSAFESPSWKVNGAGDHLLRSLLGSLVLYYPIDQYKCVLHHPNAAALEEWISTKDYLNDKPLAAPKWHIPSVEEVEFANELLDFHFRMALDDLSRICETKLHSDPGDEKDHLKVTLLRIDSSLQGVLSCLPDFAPSSRNGTVEHPNHAAFLIAGATGSTVGTTKLREKAADIIHAACKYILEKKSDDSILLILIIRIMDALGNYGSSEYDEWSNHRQAWKLESAAIVEPSVNFIVSAHSKGKRRPRWALIDKAFMHSTWRSSQSSYHIYRTNGNYGPPDHVNLLVDNLLNLSLHSYATVRLLAGKSLLKMIKRWPSMISKCVLSLTENLRNPKSPEYAVLGSCAVLATQTVLKHLTMDPKAFSSCILGILSSSHHESLKTQKAINELFVKYNIHFAGVSRSIFRASGNHTEAPDFADLVSQITSMSFESTGLHWRYNLMANRVLLLLAMSSRNDPTSSSKILSETAGHFLKNLKSQLPQTRILAISALNTLLKESPYKLSAGEQTLPSGNLQGSKKSSLEGELTQIFQEDGFFNETLNSLSHVHIVTDAESASSRGNHGSFQSLADKSITRFYFDFTASWPRTPTWISLLGSDTFYSNFARIFKRLIQECGIPVLLSLKSSLEEFVNAKERSKQCVAAEALAGILHSDVDGILVAWDTWILAQLQNIIVSQSVESIPEWAACIRYAVTGKGKHGTRVPVLRQPVLDCLATPLTGTVTTTVVAKRYAFLSAALIELSPQTMPFTEVQLHYRLLEELLSSMCHSSAQVREALGVTLAVLCSNIQLYESFNHEHSHEGEKRDVAYKFDGKNWVQFLKERASEVLMNIQNTSQSDSLETATNTSSENGNSNSDSQDDIKWMETLFHFIISSLKSGRISYLLDVIVGLLSPVISLQETSSKDLSTLAKVAFELLKWRIFCGPHLQEAVSVILSSANDSNWRIRSATLTYLRTFMYRHSFILSNAEKQQIWRTVENLLLDNQVEVREHAAAVLAGLMKGGDEDLAKDFRDKAYTEATILQRKRKRRTLSSSQSIASIHGAVLALVASVLSAPYDMPSWLPEHVTLLARFSGEPSPVKSTVTKAVAEFRRTHADTWNFQKDSFTEEQLEVLADTSSSSSYFA from the exons ATGCATCTCTACAATGCATGGCTGCCGCCACCGGTGGCCGAGGAGTCGAAGAAAGAGAAGGAGTCCTTCTCCTGGGTCGTCTCCTCCGTCAAGAACTCGTACAAACCCGACGACCCTGAATCCGTCTATGCTACTCTCAAATGGGTTTCTGTTATCGACCT TTTCGTCAAGGCGAAAAGTGAAGTATCCTTGGAAGATGTAACTGCCcttgttgaatttggattggaaTTGTTTTATGTATCGCAAAATAAGCTTTATGCCCAG GTTAGATGGGGAAATATCCTAGTCAAACTACTCAATAAGCATCGAAAGAAGTTGTCTTTGAAATTAAAATGGCGGCCTTTGTACGATACATTGATCCATACACATTTCACTAG GAATACAGGTCCAGAAGGCTGGAGATTGAGACAACGGCATTTTGAGGCTACTACTTCTCTAGTTCGGTCCTGCCGGAAGTTCTTCCCACCAGGTTCTGCCTTTGAGATATGGTCCGAGTTTAG ATCTTTATTGGAAAATCCCTGGCATAATTCATCCTTTGAGGGATCCGGGTTTGTTAGACTGTTTCTTCCTACAAACTTGGACAACCAGGACTTCTTCTCGCA CGATTGGATTAAAGAGTTTTTCCGCCTCTGGGACTCGATACCGAATTGCCAATTTTGGAACAGTCAATGGGCAGCTGTTATAGCTCGTGTTGTAAAGAACTACAAGTTGATTGATTGGGAGTGTTACTTGCCCACACTTTTCACCAGATACTTAAATATGTTTGAG gTTCCTGTGGCAAATGGAGGTGGATCATATCCATTCTCTGTGGATGTTCCAAGAAACACAAGATTCTTGTTCTCCAATAAGACAGTTACCCCAGCAAAGGCCATCGCAAAGTCCATT GTCAATTTGCTAAGGCCTGGTAGCTCAGCACAGCAGCATTTTGAAAAATTGGTCAATCTCTTAGAACA GTATTACCATCCTTCTAATGGTGGTCGCTGGACTTATGCATTAGAACGTTTTTTGCTCTATTTGGTAATTACATTCCAGAAACGCTTACAGCGTGAACAACT GAACATTGATAAAGATAGACAGGATGAACAGTACCTAGGAAGATCAGAAAGGACGTTCTTTGTCAAGGTGGTGCTCAAGTTAATTGATCGTGGTCAATATAGCAAGAATGAACATCTTTCTGAAACAGTTGCTGCTGCAACTTCAATTTTGTCTTATGTGGAGCCTACTCTCGTCCTTCCTTTTGTCGCATCTCGCTTCCAAATGGCCTTGGAGACG ATGACTGCCACCCACCAGTTGCAGATTGCAGTGACATCGGTAGCATTTGTTGGGCGTTCATTGTTCCTCACATCCCTATCAAAATCAGTTGATCCTGGTAATGGTGATGAGTTCATAGAGCTTTTGATGGTTTCACTATCCAACGCATTACTTGGTATGGATGCCAATGATCCTCCTAAAACCTTAGCAACAATGCAATTAATTGGCTCTATATTTTCCAAT ATGTCTTCATTGGATGATAATATTGATGAGCTATCAGTCATGCCAATGATTAGGTTTTCTGAATGGTTAGACGAGTTCTTGTGTCGTCTATTTTCCTTACTCTTACACCTGGAACCAAGCAGTGTTAC GAATGAAGGCCTACATTCATCAGCAGTGTCAGGAACTTTTCTAGTTGAGGATGGTCCTTACTACTATTGCATGCTTGAAATCTTGCTCGGGAGACTTTCACAACCTCTCTATAATCAG GCTTTGAAGAAGATCTCCAAGTTTGTGAAGACAAATATTCTTCCTGGGGCAATTTCAGAGGTTGGACTGCTTTGTTGTGCATGCGTTCATTCCAACCCAGAAGAAGCGGTTACTCAACTTGTCAAGCCAGTTTTATTGTCTGTTATTTCTTCTTTGGAAGGAACACCAGCTACAGGATTTGGAGGTAGAGGAATATGTGACACTTCAGTGTCAACTAAG GTTAAGCCAACAATTTCTCCAGCTCTTGAAACAGCAATTGACTATCAATTAAAAGTGGTATCAATTGCCATAAGTTATGGAGGTCCTGCACTTCTGCGCTACAAGGATCACTTCAAAGAGGCTATACTTTCTGCTTTTGAGTCCCCATCTTGGAAG GTCAATGGAGCTGGTGATCATCTTCTTCGATCTCTCCTTGGAAGCCTGGTTCTTTATTATCCTATTGATCAGTACAA gTGTGTTTTGCATCATCCAAATGCTGCTGCATTAGAGGAATGGATCAGCACCAAAGATTACTTGAATGATAAACCATTGGCGGCCCCCAAGTGGCATATCCCAAGTGTCGAAGAAGTTGAATTTGCAAATGAACTTTTGGACTTTCATTTTCGGATGGCTTTGGATGATCTTTCGAGAATATGTGAAACTAAACTCCACTCTGATCCAG GAGATGAGAAAGATCACTTGAAAGTGACTCTTCTACGTATAGATTCTTCATTGCAAGGTGTTTTGTCTTGTTTGCCTGACTTCGCCCCGTCCTCAAGGAATGGGACTGTTGAACATCCAAATCATGCTGCTTTTCTAATAGCTGGAGCAACAGGTTCAACTGTTGGTACCACTAAATTGCGGGAAAAAGCTGCTGACATTATACATGCAGCCTGCAA ATACATACTAGAGAAAAAATCAGATGATAGCATTCTGTTGATACTCATTATTCGTATTATGGATGCTTTAGGAAACTATG GAAGTTCGGAATATGATGAGTGGTCAAATCACAGGCAGGCATGGAAACTAGAATCTGCTGCCATTGTAGAACCTTCAGTAAACTTTATAGTTTCAGCTCATTCTAAGGGGAAGAGAAG GCCGCGGTGGGCActcattgacaaggcattcatgCACAGTACTTGGAGATCATCACAATCATCTTATCACATATATCGTACTAATGGGAATTACGGTCCACCAGACCATGTGAATCTTTTGGTGGATAATCTTCTAAATCTCTCATTGCATAGCTATGCAACTGTTCGTTT acttgctggaaaatcTCTTTTAAAGATGATAAAGAGATGGCCATCAATGATTTCAAAGTGCGTCCTTTCTCTAACAGAGAATTTACGGAATCCCAAGTCACCAGAATATGCGGTGCTAGGTTCATGTGCAGTCCTTGCCACGCAGACAGTTCTCAAGCATTTGACAATG GACCCAAAGGCGTTCTCTTCTTGTATTCTTGGAATTCTTTCAAG CTCTCATCATGAATCACTGAAAACCCAGAAAGCAATCAATGAG CTTTTTGTCAAATACAACATCCACTTTGCtggagtatctagaagcattTTCAGGGCATCAGGCAATCATACAGAAGCaccagattttgcagatttggTTTCTCAGATCACTTCTATGAGTTTTGAATCTACTGGCTTGCATTGGAG GTACAATCTGATGGCTAATAGGGTTCTACTCTTGTTGGCTATGTCATCTAGGAATGATCCAACTTCCTCCTCAAAAATTTTGAGTGAAACTGCAG GTCACTTCTTAAAGAATTTAAAAAGTCAGCTTCCTCAGACAAGGATACTTGCAATTTCAGCTTTAAATACACTGTTAAAAGAATCACCTTATAAACTGTCTGCTGGGGAACAGACTCTTCCCTCTGGGAATTTGCAAGGAAGTAAAAAGTCATCCCTTGAAGGAGAATTAACGCAAATATTTCAGGAAGATGGTTTTTTCAATGAGACCTTGAACAGTCTTTCTCATGTTCATATTGTTACTGATGCTGAAAGTGCATCTTCTAGAGGAAATCATGGATCTTTTCAGAGCCTAGCAGACAAATCAATCACCCgattttattttgatttcacCGCTTCATGGCCACGCACTCCTACTTGGATCTCTTTATTAGGGAGTGACACATTTTACTCAAACTTTGCGAGAATTTTCAAGCGGCTAATACAGGAATGTGGCATACCTGTTCTATTGTCACTGAAAAGCTCATTAGAGGAGTTTGTAAATGCCAAGGAGAGGTCTAAGCAGTGTGTTGCTGCTGAAGCATTGGCTGGAATATTACATTCTGATGTTGACGGTATTTTAGTGGCATGGGACACTTGGATTTTGGCCCAGTTGCAGAATATCATCGTATCACAATCAGTAGAGTCAATACCTGAGTGGGCAGCCTGTATACGTTACGCTGTTACTGGGAAAGGGAAGCATGGAACGAGAGTTCCTGTTTTGAGGCAACCAGTACTGGATTGTTTGGCCACACCTTTAACTGGAACTGTAACCACTACTGTAGTTGCCAAGCGCTATGCTTTTCTTTCGGCTGCACTTATAGAATTATCTCCACAGACAATGCCGTTCACTGAAGTACAGCTCCATTATAGACTTCTGGAGGAGCTGCTTAGTAGCATGTGCCATTCATCTGCCCAG GTAAGAGAAGCTTTAGGTGTTACTCTTGCAGTGTTGTGCTCTAACATCCAGCTTTATGAGTCATTTAATCATGAGCATTCACATGAGGGGGAAAAAAGAGATGTTGCCTACAAATTTGATGGGAAAAATTGGGTTCAGTTTCTGAAAGAGAGAGCATCTGAAGTGCTGATGAATATTCAGAATACTTCCCAGTCTGACAGTTTGGAGACCGCAACAAATACTAGTTCTGAGAATGGGAATTCCAATAGTGATTCACAGGATGATATCAAGTGGATGGAGACG CTTTTCCATTTTATCATCTCATCTTTGAAGTCTGGGCGAATTTCATATCTTCTGGATGTTATTGTGGGACTTCTTTCTCCTGTAATATCCTTACAG GAAACGTCAAGTAAAGATCTGTCAACCTTAGCGAAAGTAGCTTTTGAATTGCTGAAGTGGAGAATTTTCTGTGGACCTCATCTCCAGGAGGCTGTATCTGTGATCCTTTCTTCTGCCAATGACTCTAACTGGCGAATTAGATCTGCAACACTTACATATCTGCGAACTTTTATGTATAG GCACAGTTTCATTCTCTCAAATGCGGAGAAGCAGCAAATTTGGAGAACTGTTGAAAATCTACTTTTAGACAACCAAGTTGAG GTAAGAGAGCATGCTGCTGCAGTTTTAGCTGGCCTAATGAAGGGTGGGGATGAAGATCTTGCTAAAGACTTTCGCGATAAAGCTTATACAGAAGCTACTATTCTTCAGAGGAAGAGAAAGCGGAG AACTTTGAGCTCAAGCCAGTCCATAGCTTCTATTCACGGTGCTGTACTTGCTTTGGTAGCTTCCGTGTTGTCAGCCCCGTATGATATGCCCAG TTGGTTGCCCGAGCACGTTACTTTACTTGCTCGTTTTAGTGGAGAGCCATCGCCGGTGAAATCTACAGTTACAAAAGCAGTTGCAGAGTTTCGACGTACACATGCTGATACATGGAATTTTCAGAAAGATTCATTTACTGAAGAGCAACTTGAG GTTCTGGCTGATACGTCGTCTTCATCGTCGTATTTCGCATGA
- the LOC126615702 gene encoding uncharacterized protein LOC126615702, with the protein MAEMKDAHIVEIPVDEEHQQKLSSAMTIISAIQHHPLMEISESPGHLLLLKLWRREEDIFARRIARKESRMDSIRREIFQLCCFLLIFHGFFTTILFTSSFYKSEDHHVCKKWWIPSVLSLSTSFVFVFLVQVNLWRYWKVWNQLLRDKSVNRELTRCIQELRMKGASFDLSKEPQSRKRMKSSSVENKWNPLTWCSQYLITICLVCFAGLVFPVSKFMLCGL; encoded by the coding sequence ATGGCCGAAATGAAAGATGCCCACATTGTTGAAATCCCTGTAGACGAAGAGCACCAGCAGAAGCTCTCGTCCGCCATGACCATCATTTCCGCAATCCAACACCACCCACTGATGGAAATCTCCGAATCCCCCGGCCATCTCTTGCTTCTCAAGCTCTGGCGAAGGGAAGAAGACATTTTCGCCAGGCGCATTGCGCGAAAGGAGTCCAGAATGGACTCCATCCGCCGAGAAATCTTTCAGCTCTGCTGCTTTTTATTGATCTTTCATGGGTTCTTCACCACCATCCTGTTCACGTCTTCGTTTTACAAATCGGAAGACCACCATGTCTGTAAAAAATGGTGGATACCGAGCGTTTTGTCCCTCTCGACctcttttgtgtttgtgtttttggtgCAGGTGAATCTTTGGAGGTACTGGAAGGTGTGGAACCAGTTGCTGAGGGACAAGAGCGTGAACCGAGAACTCACTAGGTGTATTCAAGAGCTGAGGATGAAGGGGGCGAGCTTCGATTTGTCGAAGGAGCCGCAAAGCCGGAAGAGGATGAAGAGCTCGAGCGTTGAGAACAAATGGAACCCATTGACTTGGTGCTCTCAGTATCTGATTACCATCTGCCTTGTTTGCTTTGCAGGTTTGGTGTTTCCGGTTTCGAAATTCATGCTCTGCGGATTATGA
- the LOC126615700 gene encoding transcription factor MYB80 isoform X1: MGRIPCCEKDNVKRGQWTPEEDNKLSSYIAQHGTRNWRLIPKNAGNYNCKALSLSLSLSPSLRPSLLKRSSFGLQGLQRCGKSCRLRWTNYLRPDLKHGQFSDAEEQTIVKYHSVVGNRWSLIAAQLPGRTDNDVKNHWNTKLKKKLSGMGIDPVTHKPFSHLMAEIATTLAPPQVAHLAEAALGCFKDEMLHLLMKKRIDFHQHTNPTPGNSTATYINSQQEEKLDTVKKIKIGLSRAMQEQPDMLTSNKPWMDTIGATSANFTVNCSDFPLPMSGFQYGHSTFGNEGDGSPWSQSLCTGSTCTGAADQQGQLADKLEVEENGEESEDRKELRNGSSNIFNSDSLLWDLPSEDLMNQMV, translated from the exons ATGGGTCGGATTCCATGCTGTGAGAAGGACAACGTGAAAAGGGGGCAGTGGACTCCTGAAGAAGATAACAAGCTCTCTTCCTACATTGCCCAACATGGCACTCGTAATTGGCGCCTCATCCCCAAGAACGCTGGTAATTACAACtgcaaagctctctctctctctctctctctctctccgtcccTCCGCCCCTCCCTCCTAAAACGTtcttcatttggtttacaaGGTTTACAAAGATGTGGGAAGAGCTGCAGGCTACGTTGGACGAACTACCTTCGCCCGGACCTTAAGCACGGCCAATTCTCCGACGCGGAAGAGCAAACAATTGTCAAGTACCACTCCGTTGTTGGCAACCG ATGGTCGTTGATTGCAGCGCAACTGCCTGGCCGCACCGACAACGACGTGAAAAATCACTGGAACACCAAGCTGAAGAAGAAGCTATCGGGCATGGGGATCGACCCCGTCACACACAAACCCTTTTCGCACCTCATGGCCGAGATTGCAACCACACTAGCACCGCCGCAGGTGGCTCACCTCGCAGAAGCAGCCCTCGGCTGCTTTAAGGACGAAATGCTCCACCTCCTCATGAAGAAGCGCATCGACTTCCACCAACATACCAATCCAACGCCGGGAAACAGCACTGCCACGTACATTAACAGCCAacaggaagaaaagctcgacaccGTCAAAAAGATCAAGATTGGTTTATCTAGGGCAATGCAAGAACAACCGGACATGTTAACCTCAAACAAACCTTGGATGGACACTATTGGAGCAACATCTGCGAACTTCACAGTGAACTGCAGTGATTTCCCCTTGCCCATGTCTGGATTTCAGTACGGCCATTCCACGTTTGGGAACGAAGGCGATGGATCGCCGTGGAGCCAGAGTCTGTGTACCGGAAGTACGTGCACGGGGGCGGCGGACCAGCAGGGCCAGTTGGCTGACAAACTGGAGGTGGAAGAAAACGGAGAGGAGTCCGAGGATAGAAAGGAGCTGAGAAACGGATCATCCAACATATTCAACTCGGATAGTCTCTTGTGGGATTTACCATCTGAAGATCTAATGAATCAGATGGTTTAA